Genomic window (Microbacterium oxydans):
AGAACAGGAAGAACAGCGCGACCAGGAACCACACCGAGCCGATGCCCGCGTCCTTCGAGGTGCGCGAGATCCACGCCTTCGCGGCGTTGATCTCGGCCTTCACCAGATTCGTGACGAGTTCCGGCAGATCCCCGAGGAGGGTCAGCAGGCTGTCGTCGGCACGATCTCGGTACCCGCGGGGCATGGTCAGGCCCCGGACTTCTTCGGGGCGGCCTTTGTGGCCGCCGGCTTCTTCGCGGCGGGCTTCTTGGCGGCCGTCTTCGACGCCGGCTTGGCCGACGATGCGGTCGCCTTCGCGGCCTCGACCGCTTCCTCCGTCGCCTCCGCGAGGTCTTCCGCGGCCTCGCGGCCGGTGGCGATGGCGGAGTCGAGTCGCTGACCGGGAGTACCCGAGCCGCTGACCGACTTGGCGACCTTCACGACACCGGTCCAGATCGCTCCGGGGACGGCCGCGGCCTTGTCGCCGACGAAGCCCTTGACCTTGGTGACCTGCTCCTGCACGGGATCGAGGTGCCATACCTTGAGCCACTGCGTCTTGATCTGCTCGTAGCGCTCACGTCCGGCACGGGTGCCGAGGACGTAGCCCACGCCGAGCCCGACGACGAGTCCGATCTTCCCCTTCATGGGGTCTCCTCACCTTGTTCCGGTAGTCCGGCCAGATTCGCCCGGTTGGGACCGACCGCAGGGATTGTCGCCCCTCGATCAGGTACCCAGCGTAACCCCGTATGCCGATTTCGGCATCTATGGGTCAGAGGGTTGACACGGAGAGTCTTCTCAGTCCCACAACAGGGCGCGCCGCAGGCGGTCGGCCTCTTCACGCGCGTCCGGGACGACCTGTGCGAGGCCGGTTCCGGCGAGCCAGGCGCCCACAGCGGCGATACCCGGCACCGCCTGCACCGCTGCGCGAGCGGCGGCGCGGCGCTCACCGGATCCGATGATCGACGCGGGCTGCGACTGCACGAACCGGCCGCGATGGGCGGCGATCACCGCGTCGGGAGCGAGGGCGACGCCGAGCATGGCGGCGGCCTCGGTCCGCGCGAGCGCGGCGGCGGCCTCGTCGTCCAGACCGGAAGTGGCCGCGGGCTCGCCCTGCGCACCGAACGACACCCGCACGATCTGCCGGGTCCCCGCGGCATCGCGCACCCAGCCCCACTTCGCCGTCGAGTGCGTGAGCGCCTTCGCGGTGTGGCTGCCGGGCACCGTGAGCACGCCGGTGCCGCGCGGTGCGGCATCCAGCTCGGGCGCCTCGAGCAGAAGCGTGACGATCTCGATCTCGGGCGACGAGGCGGCGTCGGTCCGCTTCAGCGCCGGGACCGCGACCGCGAGGAGTTCCCGCGCTGCGGCCTCGGGCGTCGCCACGATCACGGCGTCGGCGGAGATCTCCTCGATCACCGGATCGGCGCCGGCCTCCACCTCAGCGGCGCGCAGCTCGGCGACGATCGCGTCGGGGTCGTCCTCCGGAGAGAGACCTGCGGGGGCGACGGCGGTCTCGATCGTCCAGGATGCCCCGGCCCTGCGGATGCCGCGCACGCGCACGCCCGTCCGCACCTCCGCACCGAGCTGCTCCAGGTCTTCGGCGAGTGCATCGACGAGGGTGCTCATCCCACCGGACAGCCCCTCGACGGCGGCGCCCGGCGCCTTCGCCGCGGTCGGCGCGGCGGAGGACCGAGCCGCCGCATCGTCGCGCAGGGTCTGCACCGCGCCGGAGAGGGAGCCGACCCGGGTGAGGGCGGCATTGAGACCGGGGGCGGCGACATCGATGTCGACGTCGTCGGGCGACGCCGAGTAGACGCCGGTGGTGACCGGCGCGACGAGGCGGTCGCGCACCTTCGCCCCCATGCGCGAGGCGACCAGCTTGCCGAGGCTGAGCTGGTGGCCGATCGTCAGCGGGGGACGCACCCGGTCGAGGTAGGCACGCCAGACGCCGGACCATCCGATGATGCGACGGACGTCATCCTGGAAGGGGTTGGCGGGGATGCCGAGGATGCCGCCGACCGGCAGCGGCGCCGCCCCCACGCCGGCGATGCCGGCGAGCCACGCGCCACCCGGACGCGGGGCGACGATCCGGTCGGACAGCCCGAGATCCTTCACGAGTGCGCGCACATGGCCGCCCCGCGTGGCATAGCTCTCGGCACCGGCATCCACCGTCACGCCATCGAGCTCGACCCGGCGGATCGCGCCGCCGAGGTCGTCGTCCGCTTCGAGCAGCGTGACCCGCATGCCGACCTTCGCGCACTCGCGCGCAGCGACGAGTCCGCCGATTCCGCCGCCCACCACGAGGACGTGCTTTTCCGCCGCGCGGGCGGCGAGGTCGGAGGGCTCGGCGGAAGAGGACTCAGGGGTCATGCCCCCAATTCTCGCACCGGGACGGTTCAGGCCTCGACGGTCTCCGTGGCGCCGCGCCCGCGCTTGCGGACCTCGCGGAGCACGATCTGCTCGGGGCAGACGGTGGAGAGGAAGTCGCCGACGGAGAGCGCGAGCCGTTCGCCGACGAGGGAGTAGAGGATGCGGTTGGCGTCGCGGCGCTCGCTGATGAGTCCCGCCTGGCGGAGCACGCTCAGGTGGCGGGAGATTGTCGGGCCGCTCGCGGAGAAGCGCGCCGCGATCTCACCGGCCGCGAGCTCACCGTCTTTCAGGTCCTGCAGGATCTGGCGGCGGGTGGGGTGCGCCAGCGCCGCGAAGATGTCGGTCGCGCTGTCTGCCATGGTTGCAATATAGCACGTTCGCTAGATAGTCTTTAGCCACATAGCTAATGAGCGAAGGATGGGCGTCATGAAGGTTGCGATCACAGGCGGTACCGGCTTCGTCGGCAGGAACCTCGCCGAGCGGCTCGAGGACGCGGTCGTGATCTCTCGCCGCAGCGGTGTCGAGATCACGGATGTCGACGCCCTCGCCGCGGCGTTCGAGGGCTGCGACGCCGTCGCGCACTGCGCCGGCATCAACCGCGAGATCGGCGAGCAGACCTTCCGGCGTGTGCACGTCGACGGGACGCGGGCCGTCGTGGAGGCCGCCCGCCGCGCGGGTGTGCAGCGCATCGTCCTGGTCAGCTTCCTCCGGGCACGGCCCGATTGCGGCTCCGGCTATCACGAGTCGAAGTGGGAGGCGGAGGAGATCGTCCGCGCGTCCGGCATCCCCCACACGATCCTGAAGTCGGGAATGATCTACGGCCCCGGCGACCACATGGTCGATCACGTGACGAAGGCCGTGCGCACCCTCCCGTTCTTCTGGACGGTCGGCTATCGCGAGCGCACCGCGCGGCCGGTGCCGGTCGAGGACGCGGTCGACGTGCTCGTCGCCGCGCTCGAGGGCCGCATCCCGGATCCGACGATCGCCGTCCTGGGTGCGGACGAGGTCACGCTCGGCGAGGCCATCCGCCGCATCTCCCGCGTGGCCGGACGCCGCCCCGCCTTCCTCCCGGTGCCGACGTGGATGGTGCGAGTGCTCGCCCAGGTGACGGAATGGACGATGGTCGTCCCGCTCGTCGCGAAGGCTCAGGCGCGGATGCTCGCCGAAGGCGTGAGCGAGGCGGCGCCGTACGCACCCGAGGCTCCCGCCGACATCCGCCCCTCGCGGTCGTTCGACGACGCGCGCATCCGCGCCGCGCTGCCGACCGGCCGCTTCACGCTCGAGGACCTGCGGATCACCCGTCGCGTGCGGCGGATGCGGAGCGCCTGAGTGTCGGCCGCCCCGCGTCAGACCGCGTGCGCGAGCTCGACGATGCGGGTGAGCTGATCGGGGTCGGTCTCCGGCGGAACGCCGTGGCCGAGGTTGAGGATGTGGCCGCGCGCGGCCCGGCCCCGTTCGATCACGTCGCGGACGTGCGCCTCCAGCACCGGCCAGGGCGCGGAGAGCAGGGCGGGGTCGATGTTGCCCTGGACCGTGACGTCCGGCCCGAGGATGGCCGCTGCCTCGTCGAGCGGCAGGCGCCAGTCGACTCCCACGCCATCGGCGATGCCGTCGAGGCGCATGTCGGCGAGGAACGGGCCGGTCCCGACGCCGAAGTGGATGGTCGGGAGGCCGATCCCCTCGAGCGCCGCGCGGGAGTGCGGGGCGACGAAGGCGCGGTAGTCGGCGGTGCTGAGCGATCCCGCCCAGCTGTCGAAGAGCTGGACGACGGATGCTCCGGCGTCGCGCTGGGTCTCGAGGAACCGGCGGGACACCTGGGCGAGCCACCCGGCGAGACGGTTCCACGAGTCCGGGTCGGAGTGCATCATGGCCCGCGCGCGGAGGTGCTCCTTGGATGGGCCGCCCTCGACGAGGTAGGCGGCGAGCGTGAAGGGTGCACCCGCGAAGCCGATCAGCGGGGTGTCGCCGAGTTCCGCCGTGACGAGGCGCACGGCCTCGGCGATGGCCGTGCCGTCCAGGCCGTCCGGGTCGATCGCGGTGATGCGCTCGACGTCGGCCTTCGTGCGCACCGGGCTCGCGAACACCGGACCGCGACCGGGCTCGATCTCGACCTCGACGCCGGCGAGGCGCAGCGGGATGACGATGT
Coding sequences:
- a CDS encoding NAD(P)H-binding protein, coding for MKVAITGGTGFVGRNLAERLEDAVVISRRSGVEITDVDALAAAFEGCDAVAHCAGINREIGEQTFRRVHVDGTRAVVEAARRAGVQRIVLVSFLRARPDCGSGYHESKWEAEEIVRASGIPHTILKSGMIYGPGDHMVDHVTKAVRTLPFFWTVGYRERTARPVPVEDAVDVLVAALEGRIPDPTIAVLGADEVTLGEAIRRISRVAGRRPAFLPVPTWMVRVLAQVTEWTMVVPLVAKAQARMLAEGVSEAAPYAPEAPADIRPSRSFDDARIRAALPTGRFTLEDLRITRRVRRMRSA
- the hemE gene encoding uroporphyrinogen decarboxylase; amino-acid sequence: MALSDAPLLRALSGDRPAQTPVWFMRQAGRSLPEYRDLRVGTRMLDACLTPDLAAEITLQPVRRHGVDAAVFFSDIVIPLRLAGVEVEIEPGRGPVFASPVRTKADVERITAIDPDGLDGTAIAEAVRLVTAELGDTPLIGFAGAPFTLAAYLVEGGPSKEHLRARAMMHSDPDSWNRLAGWLAQVSRRFLETQRDAGASVVQLFDSWAGSLSTADYRAFVAPHSRAALEGIGLPTIHFGVGTGPFLADMRLDGIADGVGVDWRLPLDEAAAILGPDVTVQGNIDPALLSAPWPVLEAHVRDVIERGRAARGHILNLGHGVPPETDPDQLTRIVELAHAV
- a CDS encoding protoporphyrinogen/coproporphyrinogen oxidase; this encodes MTPESSSAEPSDLAARAAEKHVLVVGGGIGGLVAARECAKVGMRVTLLEADDDLGGAIRRVELDGVTVDAGAESYATRGGHVRALVKDLGLSDRIVAPRPGGAWLAGIAGVGAAPLPVGGILGIPANPFQDDVRRIIGWSGVWRAYLDRVRPPLTIGHQLSLGKLVASRMGAKVRDRLVAPVTTGVYSASPDDVDIDVAAPGLNAALTRVGSLSGAVQTLRDDAAARSSAAPTAAKAPGAAVEGLSGGMSTLVDALAEDLEQLGAEVRTGVRVRGIRRAGASWTIETAVAPAGLSPEDDPDAIVAELRAAEVEAGADPVIEEISADAVIVATPEAAARELLAVAVPALKRTDAASSPEIEIVTLLLEAPELDAAPRGTGVLTVPGSHTAKALTHSTAKWGWVRDAAGTRQIVRVSFGAQGEPAATSGLDDEAAAALARTEAAAMLGVALAPDAVIAAHRGRFVQSQPASIIGSGERRAAARAAVQAVPGIAAVGAWLAGTGLAQVVPDAREEADRLRRALLWD
- a CDS encoding metalloregulator ArsR/SmtB family transcription factor, with amino-acid sequence MADSATDIFAALAHPTRRQILQDLKDGELAAGEIAARFSASGPTISRHLSVLRQAGLISERRDANRILYSLVGERLALSVGDFLSTVCPEQIVLREVRKRGRGATETVEA